The nucleotide window GCTCAAGAAACAAGCGGAAAGGGGGTGAGTGTACGGAATGTACCGGACGAGTACAACCGCTTTGCCCCAACCGCCGCCGTCGATAGAATAGCCCCGTATCATCCGCCCTTAGCAGGAGAGACGATAAGATGAGACGAACGCGGGTCTGCGACCTCCTCGAGATCGAGTACCCCATCATTCAGGGGGCGATGAACTGGGTCGCGAACGGCGAGCTGGCCGCCGCCGTCTCGGAGGCGGGAGGCCTGGGCATCATAACGCCCGGCGCAGGCTGGGACCGCAAGGGGGAGCGCGCCGACAACCTCAGGCTGCAGATCCGTCGCGCCAAAGAGCGCACGGGCAGGCCCTTCGGCGTGAACCTGACGGTGCTCGACCCCGAGTCGCGTAACTTCGCGGAGATCGTGGCGTCGGAGGGCGTGCCCATCGTGACCACGTCCGCCGGCAACCCGGCCACGCTCACTCCGTTCCTCAAGGAGCGCGGTATCAAGGTCCTGCACGTCGTCGCTTCGTGCCGCCACGCGCGGGGCGCCGAGAGGGCAGGCGTCGACGCCGTTATCGCCGAGGGCTACGAGGCCGGCGGCCACAACGGAATGGACGAAATCCCCACCTTCGTCCTCGTTCCGCAGGTTGTGGACGCGGTCAGCGTGCCGGTGGTGGCCGCGGGCGGCATCGCCGACGGCCGCGGCCTCGTCGCGGCGCTCGCGCTCGGCGCCGAGGGCGTGCAGATGGGCACCCGTTTTATCGCCACCACCGAATGCTGCGCTCACCCCCGCTTCAAGCAAGCGGTGCTGAACGCCGACGACGTCGCGACGGTGATCACCGGACGGAAGATCGGGCCGACCCGCGGCATTCGCAACCCGTTCACCGACAAAATGCTGGAAATGGAAGCGGCGGGCGCCAGCGCCGAGGAGCTGCAACAGTTCATCGGCTGGGGGCGTTCCCCCGCCGGCCAGCTCGACGGCGACACGGAGGAGGGCGAGATGTATTGCGGCGCGGTCGCCGGGCTGGTGAAGACAATTGTCAGCGCCGGTGACGTGGTGCGCGAGGTGGTGCGCGAGGCCGAAGAGCTTCTCGACCGACTCGCCGATATGCGGTAGGGGTGCACGGTTTTGCGGAAGGAAGGGGCCACATGGATATCGAAGGCAAGATCGCTGTTGTGACGGGAGCGGGCAGCGGCATCGGCAAGGCTACGGCTGTCGCGCTGGCGAAGGCGGGGGCCGACCTGGTGCTCGCCGACGTCGACGAGGCCCGGCTCAAAGAGACGGAGGTTGATATACGGGACGCCGGCCGCAAAGCGCTCCCCGTCCGCACCGACGTTTCGAAACTGGACGACGTCCGCAACCTGTACGAGCAGTCGGTCCGCAACATGGGGCGCGTCGACATACTTATGAACAACGCCGGAGTGCACATGAGCGGCCCCGTCGAGCGCGTATCGATCGAGGACTGGGAGTGGATTGTCGGCATCAACTTCTGGGGCGTCGTCTACGGCATCCACGTCTTTCTGCCCCACATGCTCGAGCGCGGCAGCGGCCACATCATCAACACCGCCTCCATCGCCGGTCTCGGCGGCTGGGACGGCTCCATCCCTTACACGGCCACCAAGTTCGCCGTCCTGGGACTCTCCGAGAGTCTGGCGATCTACCTCAAAGGGAAGGGGATCGGCGTCACCGCTGTCTGCCCCGGGCTGGTGGCGACGAACATAAGCGGGGCGTCGCGCTTCATCCCCTCCGGCGACGAGGTACTCGACGGCATCCGGCGCGGCTTCATGGAAGCATTCCAGAAGAAAGAGTTGGGCGAAATCGCGCAGCAGGCGGAAATCCTCGAGCCGGAAGTGGTCGCGGAACAGATAGTGCAGGCGGTAAGGGGGGAGACATTTCTGGTGACGCCGCACGCCAACACACGTGAGATGATGGTGCAGCGGGCCCAGGACCCCGAAGGGACGATCAACCAGATTGCCTTCTTCCGCGCGTTACGGCAGCAGGAGATGAGGGCCCGGGCGGAGGCGCAAGAGAAGCCTTAGTCTCTCTTGGGCCCGCTCCCCGAATGTCAAAGCCGCCCCGTCTGCTGTAAGATGAAAAGAGACGGAACGTGCTCTTTCGTCGCAGGAAGGAAAGGAGGTCCTGATGCTCAGCGAAAGCATGCAGGAGAAGCTGAACGCTCAGCTCAACGCCGAGCTCTACTCCGCCTA belongs to Dehalococcoidia bacterium and includes:
- a CDS encoding nitronate monooxygenase, giving the protein MRRTRVCDLLEIEYPIIQGAMNWVANGELAAAVSEAGGLGIITPGAGWDRKGERADNLRLQIRRAKERTGRPFGVNLTVLDPESRNFAEIVASEGVPIVTTSAGNPATLTPFLKERGIKVLHVVASCRHARGAERAGVDAVIAEGYEAGGHNGMDEIPTFVLVPQVVDAVSVPVVAAGGIADGRGLVAALALGAEGVQMGTRFIATTECCAHPRFKQAVLNADDVATVITGRKIGPTRGIRNPFTDKMLEMEAAGASAEELQQFIGWGRSPAGQLDGDTEEGEMYCGAVAGLVKTIVSAGDVVREVVREAEELLDRLADMR
- a CDS encoding SDR family oxidoreductase; protein product: MDIEGKIAVVTGAGSGIGKATAVALAKAGADLVLADVDEARLKETEVDIRDAGRKALPVRTDVSKLDDVRNLYEQSVRNMGRVDILMNNAGVHMSGPVERVSIEDWEWIVGINFWGVVYGIHVFLPHMLERGSGHIINTASIAGLGGWDGSIPYTATKFAVLGLSESLAIYLKGKGIGVTAVCPGLVATNISGASRFIPSGDEVLDGIRRGFMEAFQKKELGEIAQQAEILEPEVVAEQIVQAVRGETFLVTPHANTREMMVQRAQDPEGTINQIAFFRALRQQEMRARAEAQEKP